In the genome of Carassius carassius chromosome 47, fCarCar2.1, whole genome shotgun sequence, one region contains:
- the LOC132130572 gene encoding divergent protein kinase domain 1B-like translates to MPRSLRRMVHLVLFCPLSKGLQSRLPAVKVKYLLVAWFGILVASWVIYMQYSSYSELCRGHVCTMLICDHYHRGIISGSVCKSLCKEKTLSLQRCLSVTPTYQVYSAVWKEKAVLVKCGIEESMRGENGPDSLRHDNRLYDKPTRGTSMDEFRAMLHSFLKDSVGEQSSLGTLVNRVISLADVNGDGKVSLAEAKSVWALLQINEFVLMVALQDKEHAPRLLGFCGDLYVTEHVAHSALFRLEVPSWLQPVFPEALSVALNQWLAPAWPRRARITIGLLEFVEEVFHGVHGSFYICDASPRRVGYNEKYDFKMADLQSVASEATVKGFLRGRTCEANADCTYGRDCTATCDRLVRQCNVEVVQPNLAKVCALLQDFLLFGAPSNLREDLEKQLRTCVTLSGLASQMEVHHSLVLNNLKTLLWKKISNTKYS, encoded by the exons ATGCCGAGGAGTTTACGCAGAATGGTGCACCTGGTGCTCTTCTGTCCCCTTTCTAAGGGTTTACAG TCCCGTTTACCTGCAGTCAAGGTCAAGTACCTGTTGGTGGCGTGGTTTGGGATTCTGGTGGCCAGCTGGGTGATCTATATGCAGTATTCCTCTTATTCAGAGCTCTGCAGAGGACATGTTTGTACCATGCTCATT TGTGATCACTATCACAGAGGTATTATCTCGGGATCAGTTTGCAAGTCTCTCTGCAAGGAGAAAACTCTGTCTCTTCAACGATGTCTTTCAGTGACACCAACCTACCAG GTATACAGTGCTGTGTGGAAGGAGAAAGCTGTACTGGTAAAGTGTGGGATTGAAGAGAGCATGAGAGGAGAAAACGGTCCTGACTCTCTACGGCATGACAACAGGCTCTACGATAAACCCACCCGCGGAACATCCATGGATGAATTCAGAGCGATGCTGCATTCCTTTCTCAAG GACAGTGTTGGTGAGCAGTCATCTCTTGGCACACTTGTAAATCGTGTCATTTCTCTGGCGGATGTCAATGGCGATGGCAAAGTTTCGCTAGCGGAAGCGAAATCCGTGTGGGCTTTGCTTCAGATCAATGAATTTGTATTAATGGTGGCACTGCAAGATAAAGAACATGCTCCCCGCTTGCTGGGGTTCTGCGGAGACCTTTACGTGACTGAACATGTAGCACACAGCGCCCTCTTCAGGTTGGAGGTGCCCAGTTGGCTGCAGCCAGTGTTTCCTGAGGCACTGAGTGTCGCTCTTAACCAGTGGCTTGCTCCTGCGTGGCCCCGTAGGGCTCGGATCACCATCGGCCTGTTAGAGTTCGTCGAAGAGGTATTCCATGGTGTACATGGAAGCTTCTACATATGTGATGCAAGCCCAAGACGGGTCGGCTACAATGAGAAATATGACTTCAAAATGGCAGACCTTCAAAGCGTAGCATCGGAGGCAACAGTCAAGGGGTTCCTGCGAGGGAGGACTTGCGAGGCAAACGCCGACTGCACTTACGGGCGGGATTGTACCGCAACGTGTGATCGATTGGTAAGGCAGTGCAACGTGGAGGTGGTGCAGCCCAACTTGGCCAAGGTCTGCGCGCTCCTGCAAGACTTCCTGCTTTTCGGAGCACCATCAAACCTGAGGGAGGACCTGGAGAAACAGTTACGCACCTGTGTGACTCTCAGTGGACTGGCCTCGCAGATGGAGGTGCATCATTCCCTTGTTTTGAACAACCTCAAAACATTACTGTGGAAGAAGATCTCAAATACCAAATACTCTTGA